From a single Opisthocomus hoazin isolate bOpiHoa1 chromosome 6, bOpiHoa1.hap1, whole genome shotgun sequence genomic region:
- the PCSK9 gene encoding proprotein convertase subtilisin/kexin type 9, whose protein sequence is MAPRALALVLALVLARAAAELAEELVLALGAAEEEAAAVGADPSGPATFHRAAKASWRLPGRYVVMLRAGSGEDEVRSAARRLQARAARRGYLTELLHVFHLLPAFLVKMSSDVLDTALRLPHVEYVEEDAYVFAQSIPWNLGRIVPPQPSSGAYSPPNKGDLVEIYLLDTSVQSTHREIRGRVLVTDFESVPEEDGTRFHRQASKCDRHGTHTAGVLSGRDAGVATGASVRSLRVLNCQGKGTVSGTLTGLEFVEAMLEAQPRTPLVVLLPFAGAHSRVLNAGCRRMAHRGVVVVAAAGNYKDDACRYSPASEPEVITVGATNSEDQPASIGTLGTNFGRCVDLFAPGDDIIGASSDCSTCFTAQSGTSQAAAHVAGIAAMLLSAEPRLSLAELRQRLLHFTTKNVMDMAWFPKEQRLQTPNSVAGLPARLGADGQLYCRSVWSARSGLTRHATAVARCAGAEEMLSCSSFSHSGKRLGEHMEDKDGWKQCVAHNAFRGQGVYAIARCCTWPRAECRIHASSDGAGCSAWDHVLTGCSFHSPAAALGDGGRPVPGPGSEPSRCAGGTEVMAHALCCPAAGLECRVKEHAAPGAAEKVTVSCDDGWTLTGCNAHSLSPGTMGAYAVDDTCVAASVPGSSAAAAVAICCRSRQ, encoded by the exons ATGGCCCCGCGGGCGCTGGCGCTGGTGCTGGCGCTGGTGCTGGCGCGGGCAGCGgcggagctggcggaggagctggtgCTGGCCCTGGGGGCAGccgaggaggaggcagctgccGTCGGGGCCGACCCCTCGGGTCCTGCCACCTTCCACCGCGCCGCCAAG GCGTCGTGGCGGCTGCCCGGGCGCTACGTGGTGATGCTGCGGGCGGGAAGCGGCGAGGACGAGGTGCGaagcgcggcgcggcggctgcAGGCccgggcggctcggcgggggtACCTGACCGAGCTGCTGCACGTGTTCCACCTCCTGCCCGCCTTCCTGGTGAAGATGAGCAGCGACGTCCTGGACACG GCGCTGAGGCTGCCGCACGTGGAGTACGTCGAGGAGGACGCCTACGTCTTCGCCCAGAGCATCCCCTGGAACCTGGGCAGGATCGTGCCACCGCAGCCCAGCTCGGGCGCCTACAGCCCTCCCA ATAAAGGTGACCTGGTGGAGATTTACCTGCTGGACACCAGCGTGCAGAGCACCCACCGGGAGATCCGGGGCAGGGTGCTCGTGACCGATTTCGAGAGCGTCCCCGAGGAGGACGGCACCCGCTTCCACAGGCAG GCCAGCAAGTGCGACCGCCACGGGACCCACACGGCCGGGGTGCTGAGCGGGCGCGACGCCGGCGTGGCCACGGGCGCCAGCGTCCGCAGCCTCCGCGTGCTGAACTGCCAGGGGAAAGGCACCGTCAGCGGGACCCTCACCG GCCTGGAGTTCGTCGAGGCGATGCTGGAGGCTCAGCCCCGCACCCCGCTCGTGGTGCTGCTGCCCTTCGCCGGCGCCCACAGCCGGGTGCTCAATGCCGGCTGCCGGCGGATGGCACAccggggggtggtggtggtcgcGGCTGCCGGTAACTACAAGGACGATGCCTGCCGCTACTCGCCGGCGTCCGAGCCGGAG GTCATCACGGTGGGTGCCACCAACAGCGAGGACCAGCCCGCCTCCATCGGCACCCTGGGCACCAACTTCGGCCGCTGCGTGGACCTGTTCGCCCCGGGTGATGACATCATCGGCGCCTCCAGCGACTGCAGCACGTGCTTCACGGCGCAGAGCGGGACGTCGCAGGCGGCCGCGCACGTGGCAG GCATCGCCGCCATGCTGCTCAGCGCCGAGCCCCGGCTGAGCCTCGCCGAGCTCCGGCAGCGCCTGCTGCACTTCACCACCAAGAACGTGATGGACATGGCGTGGTTCCCCAAGGAACAGCGGCTCCAGACGCCCAACAGTGTGGCCGGGCTGCCCGCCCGGCTGGGTGCAG ACGGGCAGCTGTACTGCCGCTCGGTGTGGTCAGCGCGCTCAGGGCTCACCCGGCACGCCACGGCCGTGGCTCGCTGCGCCGGCGCCGAGGAGATGCTCAGCTGCTCCAGCTTCTCCCACAGTGGCAAGCGGCTGGGGGAGCACATGGAG GACAAGGACGGGTGGAAGCAGTGCGTGGCACACAACGCTTTCCGGGGCCAGGGTGTCTACGCCATCGCCCGGTGCTGCACGTGGCCCCGGGCCGAGTGCCGGATCCACGCCAGCTCCGACGGGGCCGGCTGCTCCGCGTGGGACCATGTGCTGACCG GGTGCAGTTTCCACTCCCCCGCCGCGGCGCTGGGTGATGGCGGCAGGCCGGTGCCAGGGCCGGGGAGCGAGCCCAGCCGCTGCGCCGGTGGGACAGAGGTGATGGCGCACGCCTTGTGCTGCCCCGCGGCCGGCCTCGAGTGCCGGGTGAAGGAGCACGCGGCGCCGGGTGCTGCGGAGAAG GTGACGGTGTCCTGTGACGACGGCTGGACGCTGACGGGCTGTAACGCCCATTCCCTGAGCCCCGGCACCATGGGGGCCTACGCCGTGGATGACACCTGCGTGGCAGCCAGCGTcccgggcagcagcgcggccgcaGCCGTCGCCATTTGCTGCCGGAGCCGGCAGTAG